A genomic window from Salvia splendens isolate huo1 chromosome 11, SspV2, whole genome shotgun sequence includes:
- the LOC121754674 gene encoding receptor-like protein 19, whose amino-acid sequence MTINLLALSHQHSHSLQSINLNGNKLKGTVPPTLVNCQPLQGIDIGNNEIRGAFPFWMETLPELRILVLKSNKFNGTISIEQSFPKLQVLDVSHNALVGSLPDRYFKNFRGMIDAKENQTYDEGNMFPEFIDLKVTLKGLDQLLQQLLDTFTTIDLSSNKFSGSIPPSLGNLNSLRYLNLSHNILTGHITPLLGGMSLLESMDLSSNKLNGEIPELCGVPLTKKCDREIEWENEEVESDREIEWDYVFAAAAGYVVGLGSFSWLLLFCRSFRYKYFEKVEDVFEKIFECCQRRKKRDRRRRVARNQVRRQC is encoded by the exons ATGACAATAAATTTACTGGCTTTATCCCATCAACATTCACACAGTCTTCAATCAATCAATCTAAATGGGAACAAGTTGAAAGGGACAGTACCCCCGACTCTAGTCAACTGTCAGCCTCTGCAGGGCATTGACATTGGCAATAATGAAATACGAGGTGCGTTTCCCTTTTGGATGGAAACACTCCCTGAACTTCGCATCCTTGTCCTAAAGTCAAATAAGTTCAATGGTACTATAAGCATTGAGCAGTCGTTTCCAAAGTTGCAAGTTTTGGATGTATCGCATAATGCACTTGTTGGCTCTCTACCTGATAGATATTTCAAGAACTTTCGAGGTATGATAGATGCCAAGGAAAATCAGACCTATGACGAGGGCAATATGTTTCCAGAATTTATAGACTTGAAGGTCACATTGAAAGGATTGGATCAGTTATTGCAGCAACTATTGGATACCTTTACGACTATCGACTTATCCTCCAACAAATTCTCTGGGAGCATTCCACCTTCTCTAGGGAATCTTAACTCTCTTAGATACTTGAATTTGTCTCACAATATCCTCACGGGACATATAACACCATTGCTTGGAGGTATGAGTTTGCTCGAGTCGATGGACTTGTCTTCAAACAAACTGAATGGAGAAATTCCAG AATTGTGTGGAGTTCCATTGACAAAAAAATGTGATAGGGAGATTGAGTGGGAAAATGAGGAAGTGGAATCAGATAGGGAGATTGAGTGGGATTATGTatttgctgctgctgctggatATGTTGTGGGCTTAGGAAGCTTTTCGTGGCTGCTTTTATTTTGCCGAAGTTTCAGGTATAAATACTTCGAGAAAGTTGAGGATGTTTTCGAGAAGATCTTTGAGTGTTGCCAGCGTCGGAAGAAAAGAGATAGACGAAGAAGAGTTGCAAGGAATCAGGTGAGAAGACAGTGTTAG
- the LOC121756201 gene encoding LRR receptor-like serine/threonine-protein kinase FLS2 isoform X1 — translation MLRLLSFYTNNLSGNIPKEIGALTNLQNLELGFNNFSGHVPRGIWNLTMLQWLSANNNKLSGNIPKEIDARINLQTLAMGFNYFSGHLPREIGNLTMLQALEFSKNMLSGNVPNEIGALTNLQSVGMSFNNLRAKGNLELDITSMVVFQKRLVLLLIYNL, via the exons ATGCTCCGATTGTTGAGTTTTTATACCAACAACTTAAGTG GTAATATTCCAAAAGAGATTGGTGCTCTTACTAATCTACAAAATTTGGAATTGGGTTTCAACAACTTTAGTGGCCATGTGCCAAGAGGAATTTGGAACTTGACAATGCTTCAATGGTTAAGCGCTAACAACAACAAGTTAAGTG GAAATATTCCAAAAGAGATTGATGCTCGTATTAATTTACAAACTTTGGCCATGGGTTTCAACTACTTTAGTGGCCACTTGCCAAGAGAAATTGGGAACCTGACAATGCTTCAAGCGTTGGAATTTAGTAAAAACATGTTAAGTG GAAATGTTCCAAATGAGATTGGTGCTCTTACTAATTTACAAAGTGTGGGCATGAGTTTCAACAACTTACGTGCCAAAGGAAATCTGGAACTTGACATTACCTCGATG GTAGTATTCCAAAAGAGGTTGGTGCTCTTACTAATCTACAATCTTTGA
- the LOC121756201 gene encoding LRR receptor-like serine/threonine-protein kinase FLS2 isoform X2 has product MLGSNNLSGNIPKEIGALTNLQNLELGFNNFSGHVPRGIWNLTMLQWLSANNNKLSGNIPKEIDARINLQTLAMGFNYFSGHLPREIGNLTMLQALEFSKNMLSGNVPNEIGALTNLQSVGMSFNNLRAKGNLELDITSMVVFQKRLVLLLIYNL; this is encoded by the exons GTAATATTCCAAAAGAGATTGGTGCTCTTACTAATCTACAAAATTTGGAATTGGGTTTCAACAACTTTAGTGGCCATGTGCCAAGAGGAATTTGGAACTTGACAATGCTTCAATGGTTAAGCGCTAACAACAACAAGTTAAGTG GAAATATTCCAAAAGAGATTGATGCTCGTATTAATTTACAAACTTTGGCCATGGGTTTCAACTACTTTAGTGGCCACTTGCCAAGAGAAATTGGGAACCTGACAATGCTTCAAGCGTTGGAATTTAGTAAAAACATGTTAAGTG GAAATGTTCCAAATGAGATTGGTGCTCTTACTAATTTACAAAGTGTGGGCATGAGTTTCAACAACTTACGTGCCAAAGGAAATCTGGAACTTGACATTACCTCGATG GTAGTATTCCAAAAGAGGTTGGTGCTCTTACTAATCTACAATCTTTGA
- the LOC121756202 gene encoding uncharacterized protein LOC121756202, whose product MAEPRRAKSALRVNGGSRVGWNGMPHSSPVTADRTRRCWADREERYLLATLKELVSHGWKSDNGFRWGYLFKLEEAMRREFPTCGLRANPHIQSKIHTWKKNYGAVAQLLDKSGVGFNINGDNNIDCDEYVWAEIIKADPSARGDT is encoded by the exons ATGGCTGAACCAAGACGCGCCAAATCTGCATTACGCGTGAATGGTGGTAGTCGAG TTGGGTGGAATGGTATGCCTCATTCCAGCCCCGTAACGGCGGACCGCACACGCCGGTGCTGGGCTGACAGAGAGGAGAGGTATCTACTCGCAACGCTGAAGGAACTGGTCAGTCACGGATGGAAGTCTGATAACGGGTTTAGATGGGGTTATCTCTTCAAACTCGAGGAGGCCATGCGCCGGGAGTTTCCAACCTGTGGACTGAGGGCTAATCCGCATATACAGTCCAAAATTCATACCTGGAAGAAGAATTACGGGGCTGTGGCCCAACTGTTGGATAAGAGTGGTGTTGGATTCAATATCAACGGCGATAACAATATAGACTGTGACGAGTATGTTTGGGCTGAGATAATCAAG GCTGATCCAAGTGCTCGGGGCGATACGTAA